Genomic window (Streptomyces yatensis):
CCAGGGTGAGCGTGACGGCGTCGACCGCCACGGCATCGGTGAACGTGCCACCCACGTCGATGCCGACGCGGATGCGGCGGTCTGGAGTCATGGCGGGCACCTCCTTGTGTGTTGACGTGCTTCAGGTGGTCCAGGACGGGGGCCGGAAGTGCTGTCGGACGGGGTCAGTAGCCGCGGACGTCGGGCCAGCGGCGCTGCACACCCGCCCGGTCCAGGAGGCGGCCGAACTCCTCGAACCGCTTGTCCTCGGCCTGCACCTGGTGGGGCTCCACACCCTCGTCCAGGCAGTGCGCGGCGAGCGCGCCCGCGATCTCGCCGATGTTCCACTCGACCGGGTGCAGCCGGTAGCAGCCGTTGGTGATGTGGGTGGTGCCGGTGTTCTTTCCGGCGGGCAGCAGGTTGCGCACCCGGCGCGGCACCAGCGCGCCGAGCGGGATCTCGAACGGTACGGAGCCGATGTCGATGTAGCTGTCGCCGCCCGTGGAGGGGTGCAGGTCGATGCGGTAGCCGCCCACGCCGACCGAGTCGCGGTAGCGGGTCCTGCCGTAGGGGCCGACCACGTCGATCGCGACGTCCTGTTCGACGACGGTGGTCACCGCCTTGATGCGCCGCGACTCGCGTACGTAGGCCGCCTTGGCCAGACCGTCCGCGGTGCCGGTGACGTCCGGGCGGATGCGCAGCCCCGGGAAGCCGGTGCCGCCGTCCGCCCGTGGCGCCTCCGTCTGCAGCCAGTACAGCACCGACAGCGACAACTGGCGGGCCTCGTGCAGGGCTTCGGCCTCCTGGCCGATGTACGGCTTGAGCCAGTAGTCGTTCAGCGGCCAGTTGACGAGGGTGATGTCCGAGCCGAAGGCGCCCGGCCGGTGCAGTCCGCGGGCGAGGATCCGGCGGAATCCCCACAGCTCCTTGTCCCCGGCGTCGGCGCTCTGGTCGGCGCTGACCGCCAGCGGGTCGAGGTCCGGGTTGGGCACGAAGGTGCGGGGCACGGACTCCAGGGTGCGCGGGTCGGGCGCCTCGAAGCCGAGCAGCGGACCCGGCCAGAAGTCGGGCCGGTAGGAGCGCCAGAAGTCGTAGTCCGCGGGCCGCTCCACGGTGTGGTCCTCGCCCTCGTGGTGCGAGAGCGCGAAACACACGGTGATGCCCTGCTGGTTCTCGGGCCGCGCCACGGCGGGCGCGTGCGGCTCGCCGAACTCGTCCTGCGCCTCGGCCCCGTTGGCATGCTCCACACCGGCGAGGTCGAGCAGTTCACCGGTCTCCGTGGCATCGACGACGTACCGGGCGGTGAACGTGGTCAGCCCACCGGAGCGCAGGTCGCGCACGGTCACCGCGCGGATCATGTCGCCGTCCGTCTCCGCGGAGACGGCGCGGTGCTCGGTCAGGACGGTCAGCAGGCCCGCGGCCCGGTACGGGGCGAGCATGCCCTCGAGGACGGCGAGCGCCACCCGCGGCTCATGGCACAGCTTGCTGACCCGGCCGGCGCCCGGGTTCAGCTCGGTGAGCGCCAGCGCCTCGGAGCGCAGCGGGTACCACTGCCGGTAGTAGGCGCGGATCCCCTCGCGCAGCGCCCGGTACGTCGCCGTCGTACCGAACTGCTCCACCCAGGGGTGCTCGTCCGGCGGCACCGCCTGCGCGGTGAGCTGACCGCCGATCCAGTCCGTCTCCTCGGTCATCACCACACGCCGGCCCGCCCGGCAGGCGCCGAGCGCGGCGGCGACCCCGCCGAGGCCGCCACCGACGATCAGGATGTCCGGTTCCGCTATCACGCTGCTCCTTGGGGGTCGTATCCGAACCGCGGTATCCGAAACGCGGTGTGCGAACCGCGGTGTGCGTCAGGGGGCGTCATGGCCGCCGGCCGGGCGGACCCGCCGTCTCGCCGGTACGGAACGCGCAGGCCACCAAAGGTTCGTGGGTCTCCTCGCCGGCCACCATGGCGGCGAAGAGCCGGACGGCGGCCGCGCCGAGCTGGTGCCGGGGCACGTCGAATCCCATGGGGACGGGCGCCGCGGCCAAGTCCGGCGGCGGGCCGCCGAGCAGCCCGAGCGAGACGTCCCCGGGGCAGTCGAGCCCCGCCTCCCGGACGGCGGCGTCCAGCGCGCGCCAGGCCGCACCGGTGTCCGTCTCCTCCGCGACGAACGCCGTCACCCCGTCCCCGACCAGCGCCCGCACCCGCTGTGCCGTCACCTCGGCCGCCGGGTCGGCGCAGCGCAGTACCGCCTCCGGGCCCGTGTCGGCGCCGACGGCCGCCAGCCCCTCCACAAAGCCGCGCTGACGGTCCGTGGACGCCGGGGCGTCGTCGTCCTCGCGCACCAGGACGATGCGCCGGTGACCCAGCGCCGCCAGATGCTCCACGACGGCGCGGCTGGCGCTGACGTAGTCGGCGCCGACCCAGGCCAGCCCCTCCAGTTCCTCGCGGCGGCCCAGGTGGACCACCGGGAACCCGTCGGCCACCAGCCGCTTGAGCTCGGCACCCGGCGCGTGGCGGCCGAGGAAGAGGCAGCCGTCGGCCAGGCGCACCCGGCCGAGCGCGTCCGGCCCGCCCGCGCTCGACCCTGTGAAGAGCACCAGGTCATAGCCGCGGGCGGCCGCCTCCTGCTCCACGCCGACGAGGAACGGGTAGTACGAGTGCTGCACGTCCGTCGGGAACGTCGCGGTGAAGCTGAAGACGCCGAGGAGGTTGTTGCGGGCGGCGGCCAGCCGCCGCGCGGCCGGGTCGTGCACGTACCCGAGGCTGCGGGCGGCGTCGAGGACGCGCTGCCGGGTCTCCTCGGAGATCGTCGCCGCCTTGCCGTCCGTGCGGGCCGACAGCACCAGCGAGACGGTGGCCTGCGAGACTCCGGCGAGCTGGGCCACCTCCGCCTGCCGCGGGCGTGACGTACGGCCGACCGAGCCGGGATTGCGCCCCGGCTTCGCCCGCTTCCTCGACTGCTCCACGCGTGCTTCCCTCTCCCCGTCGATTGGTAATGCGCATTACCTATGCGCATTACCGAGCACTCTGCGGGTGGCGTGTGGAGAAGGTCAAGACCCGTGCGGCGGCTTTCCGTTCGAGCGGGGCGCAATGGTGACCGTCCTGGAGGAGGCGGACCGCTCCGGCTCCGATGGAGGCCGTTCGCGGTCCGGCTGACGGCCGCGTCGGCGCCCCGAGCCCCATTGATGCCGTTCGGTTACCCGACCGGCACTCCCCGTACGCCGTGGTGGACGAGGATTCCACTCGTCGCCGGACCGATCCGGTTCAACGGGATGTACGGGGGGATTCCATGCACCGTTCCATCGCGGCCGCCGCGGCGGTCGTCACACTCACCGCCACCCTTGTGGCGTGCGGCGGTTCGGACATAGGTGTCGGCAAGGGCGGGCCCACGAAGAACACCGGCCCCCCCGGCCCCACCGAACCCGGCGGCGAGCAGGCGCCGGAGGCCGCGCCCAGCAGCGCGGGGCCGCCGGTCGGCAAGCTCGGCGACACTCTCGCGCTGGAGGGACTGGCCGTCTGGACACCACGGGCACGGTCCGGGCCGACTTCACGCTGAAGAGGTACGTGGACCGCGCCCAGGCGGAGGTCGCCTACTTCGAGGCTCCCGCCGGGGAGCGCCTGGTCGCGGCGGAGTTCTCGATCGTCGGCACGGGCACGGGCACCTACCACGACGCCGGGTACAGCGGGGCGAAGGTCATCGACTCGACGGGGAAGAAGTACATCGGCAAGCCCGGGTCCCCCACCGTCGGCGAGTCCCTGGACCTCTCGCTGGTCCTCCAGCCGGGCGAGCGGGCCGCCGGGTGGATCGTCTTCGACGTACCGGAGGGCGCGAAGATCACGGCCGTGACCTACCAGATGGACGCGACGGGCTCGACGAGGAGCGCGTGGGCAGGTGGAACCTCGGTTAGCGACTCCTACCCGGTCGCGGCTCGTCGGCGGTCTCAACAAGCTGCCACACACACCCACTTCTTGCCATATATGGTGGACGGGTGAGTTCACATGACCTGGAGCCCCGGCGTCCGTCCCCGCGGGTGGAAAAGATAGACAGCACGCTGGCGGTACTGATCATCATCGGGATCGCCTCGGGATCGTTCTGGCTGGCCTCGGGCCTCACCTCGTCCTACATGTGGCTGCTCACCTGACACGCGGCACGATGGTCAGCGGGCCCGGGGCATGAGGCGTCGCCCCGGGCCGCTGGGAGGGGAGCCGGGTTCAGTCCGGCAGTCCCCACGGCTTCGCGTCGCCGATGGCCGGTACGTCGCGCGGTCGCAGCTCCGGGTGGGCGCCGCGCGGGGCGACGACGGCCGTCTCGTCGCGGCCGAGCGGGATCTCGATACGGCCGGGTCCGGTCTCCCGGTACCGCAGCCGGCGGCCGTGCTCGTCCCGTACGTCGACGGCGCCGGCGATTCCGTGGTGCAGCACCAGTGGCGCGCCCGCCTCGCTGTGCACCCGCACCCACCGGGTCCTGCCGCCGGCGCGGTCCGCGTCGACGAGGAACGCGCCCTGGGCGCGCAGGGCCTGGAACGAGACGTCCGGCCAGCGCCGTGACACGGAGGGAAAGACCCGGACGACGCCGCCATGGCTCTGTATGCCCATGTCGAGGATCGA
Coding sequences:
- a CDS encoding FAD-dependent oxidoreductase; protein product: MIAEPDILIVGGGLGGVAAALGACRAGRRVVMTEETDWIGGQLTAQAVPPDEHPWVEQFGTTATYRALREGIRAYYRQWYPLRSEALALTELNPGAGRVSKLCHEPRVALAVLEGMLAPYRAAGLLTVLTEHRAVSAETDGDMIRAVTVRDLRSGGLTTFTARYVVDATETGELLDLAGVEHANGAEAQDEFGEPHAPAVARPENQQGITVCFALSHHEGEDHTVERPADYDFWRSYRPDFWPGPLLGFEAPDPRTLESVPRTFVPNPDLDPLAVSADQSADAGDKELWGFRRILARGLHRPGAFGSDITLVNWPLNDYWLKPYIGQEAEALHEARQLSLSVLYWLQTEAPRADGGTGFPGLRIRPDVTGTADGLAKAAYVRESRRIKAVTTVVEQDVAIDVVGPYGRTRYRDSVGVGGYRIDLHPSTGGDSYIDIGSVPFEIPLGALVPRRVRNLLPAGKNTGTTHITNGCYRLHPVEWNIGEIAGALAAHCLDEGVEPHQVQAEDKRFEEFGRLLDRAGVQRRWPDVRGY
- a CDS encoding LacI family DNA-binding transcriptional regulator, translated to MEQSRKRAKPGRNPGSVGRTSRPRQAEVAQLAGVSQATVSLVLSARTDGKAATISEETRQRVLDAARSLGYVHDPAARRLAAARNNLLGVFSFTATFPTDVQHSYYPFLVGVEQEAAARGYDLVLFTGSSAGGPDALGRVRLADGCLFLGRHAPGAELKRLVADGFPVVHLGRREELEGLAWVGADYVSASRAVVEHLAALGHRRIVLVREDDDAPASTDRQRGFVEGLAAVGADTGPEAVLRCADPAAEVTAQRVRALVGDGVTAFVAEETDTGAAWRALDAAVREAGLDCPGDVSLGLLGGPPPDLAAAPVPMGFDVPRHQLGAAAVRLFAAMVAGEETHEPLVACAFRTGETAGPPGRRP